One Heterodontus francisci isolate sHetFra1 chromosome 3, sHetFra1.hap1, whole genome shotgun sequence DNA window includes the following coding sequences:
- the LOC137361037 gene encoding RNA-binding protein 25-like: protein RERDRQRERDRQRDRERQTERERQRERDRERETERERQRERDRERETERERQRERDRERETERERQRERDRERETERERQRERDRERETERERQRERDRERETERERQRERDRERETERERQRERDRERETERERQRERDRERETERERQRERDRERETERERQRERDRERETERERQRERDRERETERERQRERDRERETERERQRERDRERETERERQRERDRERETERERQTERERQTERERQTERERQTERERQRERDRQRERDRQRERDRERETERERQRERDRERETERERQRERDRERETERETERERQRERDRERETERERQRERDRERDRERDRERDRERDRERDRERDRERDRERDRERDRERDRERDRERDRERDRERDRERDRERDRERDRERDRERDRERDRERDRE, encoded by the coding sequence agagagagagacagacagagagagagagacagacagagagacagagagagacagacagagagagagagacagagagagagagacagagagagagagacagagagagagagacagagagagagagacagagagagagagacagagagagagagacagagagagagagacagagagagagagacagagagagagagacagagagagagagacagagagagagagacagagagagagagacagagagagagagacagagagagagagacagagagagagagacagagagagagagacagagagagagagacagagagagagagacagagagagagagacagagagagagagacagagagagagagacagagagagagagacagagagagagagacagagagagagagacagagagagagagacagagagagagagacagagagagagagacagagagagagagacagagagagagagacagagagagagagacagagagagagagacagagagagagagacagagagagagagacagagagagagagacagagagagagagacagagagagagagacagagagagagagacagagagagagagacagagagagagagacagagagagagagacagagagagagagacagagagagagagacagagagagagagacagagagagagagacagagagagagagacagacagagagagagagacagacagagagagagagacagacagagagagagagacagacagagagagagagacagagagagagagacagacagagagagagagacagacagagagagagagacagagagagagagacagagagagagagacagagagagagagacagagagagagagacagagagagagagacagagagagagagacagagagagagagacagagagagagacagagagagagagacagagagagagagacagagagagagagacagagagagagagacagagagagagagacagagagagagacagagagagagacagagagagagacagagaaagagacagagaaagagacagagaaagagacagagaaagagacagagaaagagacagagaaagagacagagaaagagacagagaaagagacagagaaagagacagagaaagagacagagaaagagacagagaaagagacagagaaagagacagagaaagagacagagaaagagacagagaaagagacagagaaagagacagagaaagagacagagaa
- the LOC137353553 gene encoding RNA-binding protein 25-like, producing MILGLNRVYEERLHRPVFYSRSARPFHRARDRERETERQRERERERETERERETETERETERERERDRERERERQRERERETERERETERERERQRERERDRERERETERERERQRERERDRERERETERERERQRERERQRERERQRETERQRERETERERETERERETERERETERERETERERETERERETERERETERERQRERERQRERERQRERERQRERERQRERETERERETERERETERERDRERERDRERERDRERERDRERERDRERERDRERERDRERERDRERERDRQRERDRQRERDRQRERETDRQRQTDRQRQTDRQRQTDRDRQRERDRERQTDRQRQTERERQRETDRQTERDRQRETDRERQTERDRQRETDRERDRQRERDRERETERERQRERDRERETERERQ from the coding sequence TCTGCTAGGCCATTCCATcgtgcgcgagacagagagagagagacagagagacagagagagagagagagagagagagagacagagagagagagagagacagagacagagagagagacagagagagagagagagagagacagagagagagagagagagagacagagagagagagagagagagacagagagagagagagagacagagagagagagagagagacagagagagagagagagagacagagagagagagagagagacagagagagagagagagagacagagagagagagagagagacagagagagagagagagagacagagagagagagagagagacagagagagagagagagacagagagagagagagagacagagagagacagagagacagagagagagagagacagagagagagagagagacagagagagagagagagacagagagagagagagagacagagagagagagagagacagagagagagagagagacagagagagagagagagacagagagagagagagagacagagagagagagacagagagagagagagagacagagagagagagagagacagagagagagagagagacagagagagagagagagacagagagagagagagacagagagagagagagagacagagagagagagagagacagagagagagagagacagagagagagagagagacagagagagagagagagacagagagagagagagagacagagagagagagagagacagagagagagagagagacagagagagagagagagacagagagagagagagagacagagagagagagagagacagacagagagagagagacagacagagagagagagacagacagagagagagagagacagacagacagagacagacagacagacagagacagacagacagacagagacagacagacagagacagacagagagagagagacagagagagacagacagacagacagagacagacagagagagagagacagagagagacagacagacagacagagagagacagacagagagagacagacagagagagacagacagagagagacagacagagagagacagacagagagagagacagacagagagagagagacagagagagagagacagagagagagagacagagagagagagacagagagagagagacagagagagagagacag